CCCTGGCCTTTCGTCCAGATGGCACGCAACAGCAGCGTGCGCCAGTCGCTCGACGCGGCGCTGCACCCGCTGCGGCTCAACGCGGTGTTCGAGGTCGAACATCTGGCCACCGTGATGGGCCTGGTGGAAGCGGGCATCGGCATCAGCGTGGTGCCGGAGCTCACGCTGTTTCATTTCCGGCGCGAGACCCTGGTGACGCGGCCCCTGCCGCTGCCGAGCCTGACCCGGACCATCTACCTGGTGCAGCGCCGCGAAGGAAGCCTTTCGGTGGCCGCGCAGACGCTGTACGACCTCATTCTTGCGCGGCTGGGCACGCTGGCTTGAGGCCCCTGGCTCTTCGCTCTTGCGGACGGAAAAAGAAAACGGCCCCAAAGGGCCGCCGATCGTGGAAGCAGCCTTGCGGCTGCGAGCCATGAGCTGTTTACTTCTTGGCCTTCTTGGCGGGAGCGGCGGCCTTCTTGGCCGGTGCGGCCTTCTTGGCGACGGGCTTGGCGGCTGCCTTGTCGGCCTTGCGCTTTGCAGCCTTCGGGTCGATGGCGGCCTTGAACGCTGCGCCCGGCACGAACTTCGGCACCTTCTGTGCGGCGATCTTGATCTTGGCGCCGGCTTGCGGGTTGAAGCCGGTGCGCGCGGCGCGAGCCACTTGCTTGAAGGTTCCGAAGCCGATGAGCTGCACGGGGTCGCCCTTCTTCACTGCGGCGATGATGGAACCCGTGACGGTTTCCAGAATACGGGCGGCTTCGGCCTTGCTGACGGTATGGGCGGCGGCGATCTTTTCGACCAGTTCGATACGGTTCACTTGAAAATTTCCTTTGGATTGTTCTCGTCATGTTGCCAATGACGGCGCAATGGCTGAGGCCACTGCAAGCGGCGCGGAGTGTAGCGCACGCGGGCGCCCGGCCTTTGCGTTCAGGCGCTTGCCTTGATGGCATCGGTGAGGAATTGCACGAATGCCTTCCCCGCGTCGGGCAGCGATCGACCCGCCAACGTCTCGACTTCGAGGTGGCGTTCGTTCATCTCGCGGTCTTTCAGCGGAATGGCGACCAGTGCCTTCGACTTCAGCTGCGTGCGGATCGACAACTCGCCGTAGAACGCGATGCTGCCGCCCCCCGCGGCCGCAAAGCTCACGAGCGCATTGGCATGGTTGCTGGACAGGGCCTGCACGTACTGCAACCCCTGCCTGCTGCAGCTGGTGTCGAGCAGTTGCCTGATCGAGCTGTCCTGCGGCGGCAACCCCAGCGGATAG
The Variovorax paradoxus genome window above contains:
- a CDS encoding HU family DNA-binding protein, which codes for MNRIELVEKIAAAHTVSKAEAARILETVTGSIIAAVKKGDPVQLIGFGTFKQVARAARTGFNPQAGAKIKIAAQKVPKFVPGAAFKAAIDPKAAKRKADKAAAKPVAKKAAPAKKAAAPAKKAKK